Genomic window (Thermodesulfobacteriota bacterium):
GGACATTCTCCACATACACCCGCAGATGGACGGCGCGGCCACGGGCTCGGGCTCGGAGAGAGATTTCAAGCTCTTCGCGTCGGTCGTAAGCACGCTCCAGGGTGGAGTGTATATCAATATCGGTTCAACGGTCGTCATGCCCGAGGTCTTCCTTAAGGCGCTTACGCTCGCCCGGAACCTCGGCCACAGGGTAAGGAGCCTTACCACCGTGGATATGGACTTTATCCGGCACTACCGGCCCTCTACGAACGTCGTAAGGAGGCCGACCCTCGGAGGCGGCAAGGGATATTCGCTCACGGGCCACCACGAAATAATGGTGCCGCTCCTCTACGCGGCGATAAGGGAAAAACTCTGATGGCAAAAGGAAAATCAAATAAACCGTGGTCGGGCCGCTTTAGCGGCAAGACCGACAGGCTCGCCGAAGAGCTGAACGCCTCCATATCGTTCGACTGCCGTCTCTTCCGGCACGACATCCGGGGCTCAATGGCGCACGCCATGGTCCTGGAAAGGGCCGGTGTGCTTACGAAGACCGAGACGCGGAAGATAACCGCGGCGCTCCGCGCGATAGAAAAAGAGATGGCCTCGGGCAAGCTCAAGTTCACGCCGGCGGATGAGGACATACACATGGCGGTGGAGAAAAAACTCATAAAGAAGATAGGGCCCGCCGGAGGCAAGCTCCACACCGGACGCTCGCGGAACGACCAGGTGGCTACGGCAACCCGGCTCTTCATGAAAGACGCGCTGGAGGAGGTGCTCGACCTGGCGGGTACGCTGCAGGCGGCCCTCTTCCATGTGGCGCGCAGGAACGTTGAAACCGTGATGCCGGGCTACACGCACCTGCAGCGGGCCCAGCCCGTGCTCCTCGCCCATCACCTGCTGGCCTACTACGAGATGCTTAAGCGCGACCGGGGAAGGCTCCGGGACTGCCTTACGCGACTTGATGAGCTGCCGCTCGGCGCGGGCGCGCTCGCGGGGAGCCCATACAACCTCGACCGGCGATACGCGGCGCGGCTCCTGGGCTTCTCCGCCGTAACCGAGAACAGCATGGACAGCGTAAGCGACAGGGACTTCATAATCGAGTTCCTCTCGGCCGCGTCCATCTTGATGATGCATCTCTCGCGGCTCTCCGAGGAGCTGATACTCTGGTCCTCGGCCGAGTTCGGCTTCGTGGAGATCTCCGACGGCTTCGCCACGGGCTCGTCCATAATGCCGCAGAAAAAAAACCCGGACCTGGCCGAGCTCGCCCGGGGCAAGACGGGCCGGGTCTACGGGAACCTCATGACGCTCCTTACGGTTATGAAAGCGCTCCCGCTCGCCTACAATAAGGACATGC
Coding sequences:
- the argH gene encoding argininosuccinate lyase; the encoded protein is MAKGKSNKPWSGRFSGKTDRLAEELNASISFDCRLFRHDIRGSMAHAMVLERAGVLTKTETRKITAALRAIEKEMASGKLKFTPADEDIHMAVEKKLIKKIGPAGGKLHTGRSRNDQVATATRLFMKDALEEVLDLAGTLQAALFHVARRNVETVMPGYTHLQRAQPVLLAHHLLAYYEMLKRDRGRLRDCLTRLDELPLGAGALAGSPYNLDRRYAARLLGFSAVTENSMDSVSDRDFIIEFLSAASILMMHLSRLSEELILWSSAEFGFVEISDGFATGSSIMPQKKNPDLAELARGKTGRVYGNLMTLLTVMKALPLAYNKDMQEDKEPLFDTVDTLRVVLGVFPRMIKTMKVNKRAMREATASGFLTATDAADYLVKKGLPFRESHAVVGKAVAHCIKNKKGLEELTLKEWKGFSTLFGRDIKRAVSVEASVGARKTTGGTAKKQVEKRLREVAKELGVKW